The following coding sequences lie in one Pirellulales bacterium genomic window:
- a CDS encoding succinate dehydrogenase/fumarate reductase iron-sulfur subunit, with protein sequence MSSTSTTPGAAAGGASGPPPATGTVKLQVYRGDNASGQMVEYEVERASGMVVLDAVHRVQATAAPDLACRWNCKAGKCGSCSAEVNGRPRLMCMDRIDRYPADQPIVVRPMKSFPVIKDLACDVSWNYEVNKKIPAFKPKAGERRFSQEEADRVQEFRKCIECFCCQNVCHVLREHDLKQQFGGPRFFVRVAGLEMHPLDEANRLPLLKNELGLGYCNITKCCTEVCPEHIHITDNAIIPLKERVVDEYYDPVQKLLRIFSPRR encoded by the coding sequence ATGTCTAGCACGAGTACGACCCCAGGTGCGGCGGCGGGCGGCGCCTCGGGCCCGCCCCCTGCGACCGGCACCGTCAAGCTGCAGGTTTACCGCGGCGACAACGCGTCCGGACAAATGGTCGAATACGAAGTCGAACGGGCCAGCGGCATGGTCGTGCTCGACGCCGTGCACCGCGTGCAGGCGACGGCCGCGCCCGACCTGGCCTGCCGCTGGAACTGCAAAGCCGGTAAGTGCGGCTCGTGCAGCGCCGAGGTGAACGGTCGGCCGCGGCTGATGTGCATGGACCGGATCGACCGCTACCCGGCCGATCAGCCGATCGTTGTGCGGCCGATGAAGTCGTTCCCTGTGATCAAGGACTTGGCCTGCGACGTTTCCTGGAACTACGAGGTCAATAAGAAGATCCCGGCCTTCAAGCCGAAGGCCGGCGAGCGCCGCTTTTCGCAGGAGGAGGCCGACCGCGTCCAGGAATTTCGCAAGTGTATCGAGTGCTTCTGTTGCCAGAACGTCTGCCATGTCTTGCGCGAACACGATCTGAAGCAGCAGTTCGGCGGCCCGCGGTTCTTCGTCCGTGTCGCGGGGCTCGAAATGCACCCGCTGGACGAGGCGAACCGGTTGCCGCTGCTCAAGAACGAGCTGGGGCTGGGTTACTGCAACATCACGAAATGCTGCACCGAGGTCTGCCCCGAGCACATTCATATCACCGACAACGCGATCATTCCGCTCAAGGAACGGGTCGTCGACGAGTACTACGACCCGGTGCAGAAGCTGTTGCGGATCTTCAGTCCGCGGCGCTAA
- a CDS encoding fumarate reductase/succinate dehydrogenase flavoprotein subunit has translation MTNKYETHEYDVVVVGAGGAGLRAAIEASARGVRTALICKSLLGKAHTVMAEGGVAASLSNTDARDNWKVHFKDTMKGGKFLNHWRMAQLHAQEAPDRVNELEEWGAVFDRTKDGRILQRNFGGHTYPRLAHVGDRTGLEIIRTLQDRGVHQGIDVFMETTIRWILRDGGRVAGCMGYYRESGRFVVFRAKAVVLATGGIGRCWEVTSNSWEYTGDGHAMALWAGADLIDMEFVQFHPTGMVWPPSVKGTLITEGVRGEGGVLLNSERRRFMFDSVPEMFKGEFAESEEEANRWVQSVVAGQRPDARRPPELLTRDVVARAIRREVRAGRGSPHGGVFLDIASRRTADQIKKKLPSMYHQFKELADVDITTDPMEVGPTCHYAMGGIRVHPETQESTLPGLFAAGESAGGMHGANRLGGNSLSDLLVFGKRAGEYAAELAKKTPSLPAIDQGEIEQVARKQLEPFNRTSGENPYVLHEELRALMQTYVGIVRTADDLQYALDEIQKLRARAATAKITGNVQYNPGWHLALDLDNMLDISEAVARAALERTESRGGHTRDDYPDSDATWGKFNNVIRQRSGAVELHREPLPQMPDELRELIGEVKEGKHV, from the coding sequence ATGACGAACAAATACGAAACGCACGAATACGACGTCGTCGTCGTGGGTGCCGGGGGCGCGGGACTGCGCGCAGCGATCGAGGCCTCGGCCCGCGGTGTGCGCACCGCGCTGATCTGCAAATCGCTCCTGGGCAAGGCCCACACGGTGATGGCCGAAGGGGGCGTGGCCGCGTCGCTCTCGAACACCGATGCCCGCGACAATTGGAAGGTGCATTTCAAGGACACGATGAAGGGGGGCAAGTTTCTCAACCACTGGCGCATGGCACAGCTCCATGCCCAAGAGGCCCCCGACCGCGTCAACGAACTGGAAGAATGGGGCGCCGTCTTCGACCGCACCAAGGACGGCCGCATCTTGCAGCGCAATTTCGGCGGCCATACCTATCCGCGCCTGGCCCACGTCGGCGACCGGACGGGCCTGGAGATCATCCGCACGCTGCAAGACCGCGGCGTGCACCAGGGGATCGACGTCTTCATGGAGACGACGATCCGCTGGATTCTGCGCGACGGCGGGCGAGTGGCCGGCTGTATGGGCTACTATCGCGAGAGCGGCCGGTTCGTCGTGTTTCGCGCCAAGGCCGTCGTGCTGGCCACCGGCGGCATCGGCCGCTGCTGGGAGGTGACCTCCAACTCCTGGGAATACACCGGCGACGGCCATGCCATGGCCCTCTGGGCCGGCGCCGACCTGATCGACATGGAATTCGTCCAATTTCATCCGACGGGCATGGTCTGGCCGCCGAGCGTCAAGGGCACGCTGATTACCGAAGGCGTGCGCGGGGAAGGGGGCGTGCTGCTCAACAGCGAACGCCGGCGCTTCATGTTCGACAGCGTTCCCGAAATGTTCAAAGGCGAATTTGCCGAAAGTGAAGAAGAGGCCAACCGCTGGGTGCAGTCGGTCGTCGCCGGACAGCGCCCCGACGCCCGGCGCCCGCCCGAGCTGCTGACCCGCGACGTCGTAGCCCGGGCCATCCGCCGCGAGGTCCGCGCCGGCCGCGGCTCGCCGCACGGCGGTGTGTTCCTCGACATCGCCTCGCGCCGCACGGCCGACCAGATCAAGAAGAAGCTCCCGAGCATGTATCACCAGTTCAAGGAACTGGCCGACGTTGACATCACGACCGACCCGATGGAAGTCGGGCCGACGTGCCACTACGCGATGGGCGGCATCCGCGTTCACCCCGAGACGCAGGAGTCGACGTTGCCGGGCCTGTTCGCCGCGGGCGAATCGGCCGGAGGCATGCACGGCGCCAACCGCCTGGGCGGGAATTCGCTCTCGGACTTGCTGGTATTCGGCAAACGGGCCGGCGAATATGCGGCCGAGCTGGCCAAGAAGACCCCCAGCTTGCCGGCGATCGACCAGGGCGAAATCGAGCAAGTGGCCCGTAAGCAGCTCGAGCCGTTCAACCGCACCAGCGGCGAGAACCCTTACGTGCTGCACGAAGAGCTGCGAGCCCTGATGCAGACCTACGTGGGCATCGTCCGCACGGCCGACGATTTGCAGTACGCACTCGACGAGATTCAGAAGCTGCGCGCCCGGGCTGCCACCGCCAAGATCACCGGCAATGTCCAGTACAACCCCGGCTGGCATCTGGCGCTGGACCTGGACAACATGCTCGATATCAGCGAGGCCGTGGCTCGAGCGGCGCTCGAGCGCACCGAGAGCCGGGGCGGCCACACGCGCGACGACTATCCCGACAGCGACGCGACTTGGGGCAAGTTCAACAACGTGATTCGCCAGCGCTCCGGCGCGGTCGAGTTGCACCGCGAGCCGCTGCCGCAGATGCCCGACGAATTGCGGGAACTGATCGGCGAGGTGAAGGAAGGCAAGCATGTCTAG
- a CDS encoding peroxiredoxin family protein has protein sequence MRMPPSLPARTRHLAQALICVALLAGCSAETKGPGGAISGVPEIDQPAPEITGEDADGVSFALSDYQGQVVVVDFWGDW, from the coding sequence ATGCGCATGCCCCCAAGTTTGCCGGCTCGGACGCGGCACCTGGCTCAAGCGTTGATCTGCGTAGCGTTGTTGGCCGGTTGCTCGGCCGAGACCAAAGGCCCCGGCGGCGCTATCAGCGGAGTGCCGGAGATTGATCAGCCCGCACCGGAGATCACGGGCGAGGATGCCGACGGCGTGTCCTTTGCCCTGAGCGACTACCAAGGCCAGGTTGTCGTCGTCGATTTCTGGGGCGATTGGTGA
- a CDS encoding S49 family peptidase — protein MSAMLRRFVIGGWLVPLALCLLAGCKVPPLSVHTSGRVTAEIPPVQAFGPVMRMTLPREPDLEAPRVAIIDVDGLLLNTDMTGLSSLGENPVALFRERLDAAADDPLVCAIVVRINSPGGGVTACDVMRRDLQTFRQRTGRPVVACLMDLGAGGAYYLATAADTIVAHPTTVTGGIGVILNLYNLQDTMNQFNVLGVPIRAGENIDLGSPIREIPEEGRAILQQMANEFHDRFKQSVAGARPTINLKDGELFDGRVFTAQQALERRLVDSIGYVDDAVSLAGQLAGQLCTPQVVFFHRCNDRARSVHAITPNVPLQTAFLPLSVPGLDRSRLPTFLYLWQPDPALEKWAGH, from the coding sequence ATGTCTGCCATGCTGCGGCGCTTTGTCATCGGCGGTTGGCTGGTTCCCCTGGCGCTGTGCCTGTTGGCCGGCTGCAAGGTGCCGCCGTTGTCGGTGCACACCAGCGGTCGGGTGACCGCCGAAATTCCGCCGGTGCAGGCCTTCGGCCCGGTGATGCGGATGACGCTGCCCCGCGAGCCCGACCTCGAGGCGCCCCGGGTCGCGATCATCGACGTCGACGGCCTGCTGTTGAACACCGACATGACGGGTCTCTCTTCTCTGGGTGAGAACCCCGTGGCGTTGTTCCGCGAGCGGCTCGACGCGGCGGCCGACGATCCGCTGGTGTGCGCGATCGTGGTGCGGATCAATTCGCCCGGCGGCGGCGTGACCGCCTGCGACGTGATGCGCCGCGACCTGCAGACGTTTCGCCAGCGCACGGGCCGCCCGGTCGTGGCGTGCCTGATGGACCTCGGCGCCGGCGGCGCCTATTACCTCGCCACGGCGGCCGACACGATCGTCGCGCACCCCACGACGGTCACCGGCGGCATCGGCGTGATCCTGAATCTCTACAACCTGCAAGACACGATGAACCAGTTCAACGTGTTGGGCGTACCGATCCGCGCCGGCGAAAACATCGACCTGGGTTCACCGATCCGCGAAATCCCCGAAGAGGGCCGCGCGATCTTGCAGCAGATGGCCAACGAGTTTCACGACCGCTTCAAGCAATCCGTGGCCGGCGCGCGGCCGACGATCAACCTCAAAGACGGCGAACTATTCGACGGTCGCGTGTTCACCGCGCAGCAGGCGCTCGAACGCCGGCTGGTCGACTCGATCGGCTATGTCGACGACGCCGTGAGCCTGGCCGGGCAACTGGCCGGACAACTCTGCACGCCGCAGGTCGTCTTCTTCCATCGGTGCAACGATCGGGCCCGCAGTGTCCATGCGATCACGCCGAACGTGCCGCTGCAGACGGCCTTCCTGCCACTGAGCGTGCCGGGCCTCGACCGCAGCCGGCTGCCGACGTTCTTGTATCTCTGGCAGCCCGACCCGGCGCTGGAGAAATGGGCAGGGCACTAG
- a CDS encoding redoxin domain-containing protein, with the protein MRRMQGRPFVLLGVNSDSKSKLRATIEREQMTWRSWWDGSGGSIAAAWKVEGWPTMYVLDHHHVVRQIIVGPDTYQLDRAVERLVDEAERAAR; encoded by the coding sequence GTGAGGCGCATGCAAGGCAGGCCCTTCGTCCTGCTGGGGGTCAATAGCGACTCGAAGTCGAAACTGCGCGCCACCATCGAACGCGAGCAGATGACGTGGCGCTCCTGGTGGGACGGCAGCGGCGGGTCCATCGCCGCGGCCTGGAAGGTCGAGGGCTGGCCGACGATGTACGTCCTCGACCATCACCACGTCGTGCGACAGATCATCGTGGGTCCCGACACGTACCAGCTCGATCGCGCGGTCGAGCGACTGGTCGACGAGGCGGAAAGAGCCGCTCGGTAG
- a CDS encoding PQQ-like beta-propeller repeat protein: MNIVRFALVRPAMTVRWLGLAVLWGMLVVQSEVRPACAQNWPQFRGPGGNGVADGATFPTQWAPGHNVAWSAPVPGIGRSSPTVWGDRVFVKTAIPDNETDEPPKGMRPESKVFAPPDSNYDWRVLCFGLADGKLLWQTSVKTGRPERGKHIKSSYASETPATDGQHVYAYFWQAGLYALDFTGQIVWQQQPPTEGTYGEYGTASSPITDGQRVYLQCDYLRNSFLAAYDCRDGNLLWRAQREPKNSWSTPCLWKNRVRTELVAVGPERAVAYDPSDGRTLWELGKLSGLTGTTAVTDDELCYITSGWIPSKNRPVIAVRAGATGDVTPADDQSPGPHVAWRVGPTAPYVPSPVAYRGRLYLLGDGAIWNCLDLRTGESVYGRKRLPQGGPFTASPWACAGKLFCLTEGGLCYVLAAGDEFQVLSTNPPLDEDGLFLATPAVAGDALLIRGAQQLHCIRAD, translated from the coding sequence ATGAACATCGTCCGATTCGCGTTGGTCCGGCCGGCCATGACCGTCCGCTGGTTGGGCCTTGCCGTACTCTGGGGCATGCTGGTCGTGCAGAGCGAAGTCCGGCCTGCTTGCGCCCAGAACTGGCCCCAATTCCGCGGCCCGGGCGGAAACGGCGTGGCCGATGGCGCCACGTTTCCCACGCAATGGGCCCCAGGGCACAACGTGGCTTGGTCGGCGCCGGTCCCGGGAATCGGCCGCTCGTCGCCGACCGTCTGGGGCGATCGCGTGTTCGTGAAGACGGCGATTCCCGATAACGAAACCGACGAGCCACCCAAAGGCATGCGCCCCGAGAGCAAGGTCTTTGCGCCGCCCGACAGCAACTACGACTGGCGGGTGCTGTGTTTTGGGCTGGCCGATGGAAAACTGCTTTGGCAAACATCGGTCAAGACCGGCCGCCCGGAGCGCGGCAAGCACATCAAGAGCAGCTACGCGTCGGAAACACCCGCCACCGACGGCCAGCACGTCTATGCCTATTTCTGGCAAGCGGGGCTCTACGCGCTCGACTTCACCGGACAAATTGTCTGGCAACAGCAACCGCCCACCGAAGGAACCTACGGCGAATACGGCACCGCCAGCTCGCCGATCACCGACGGCCAGCGCGTCTATCTGCAGTGCGACTACCTGCGCAACTCGTTCCTCGCCGCTTACGACTGCCGTGACGGCAACCTGCTGTGGCGCGCCCAGCGCGAGCCGAAGAACAGTTGGAGCACGCCCTGCCTGTGGAAGAACCGCGTGCGCACCGAGCTGGTCGCCGTGGGACCCGAACGGGCCGTGGCGTACGACCCCAGCGACGGTCGAACGCTTTGGGAATTAGGCAAGCTATCCGGGCTGACCGGGACGACGGCCGTGACCGACGACGAATTGTGCTACATCACCTCGGGCTGGATTCCGAGCAAGAATCGACCGGTGATCGCCGTCCGGGCCGGGGCCACCGGCGACGTTACCCCTGCCGACGACCAATCGCCGGGACCGCACGTCGCGTGGCGCGTCGGACCGACGGCGCCGTATGTGCCCAGCCCAGTGGCGTACCGGGGCCGGCTCTACCTTTTGGGTGATGGAGCGATCTGGAACTGCCTCGATCTGCGTACGGGCGAATCGGTCTATGGCCGCAAACGGCTCCCCCAAGGTGGCCCCTTCACGGCATCGCCTTGGGCGTGCGCTGGCAAGCTGTTTTGCCTGACCGAGGGCGGGCTCTGCTACGTGCTGGCCGCCGGCGATGAATTCCAGGTGCTGTCGACCAATCCGCCGCTCGACGAGGACGGATTGTTCCTGGCCACACCCGCGGTCGCCGGCGACGCGCTGCTGATCCGCGGTGCCCAGCAATTGCACTGCATTCGCGCCGATTAG